AGACCTGCCAGAGTCGCATTGGGTCAGAAGCTGTTCTTCGAGCCTCGGCTCTCTGGCGACGGCACGGTCGCCTGCGCCACCTGCCACGATCCGGCGCGGGCCTTCACCGACGGCAGGCCCGTGTCAGTTGGCATCCATGGCCGCGTCGGCCAGCGCAACGCCCCAACCGTGTTGAATGCGCTCTATAACAAGACGCAATTCTGGGACGGCCGGGTCAATACGCTCGAGCAGCAGGCTGCGCTGCCGATCACAAATCCGTTCGAGATGGGCTCGGCCAGTATCGGCGATGCCGTGTCCAGGATCAACGGCGACAAGGACTATCAGACTCAATTCATGCAGGCCTTCGGCCGGGACGTGAACGAGCAGGATATGCTGAGCGCTATTGCAGCCTACGAACAGACGTTGGCTTCCTTCGATTCTCCCTTCGACCATTTTATCGCCGGAGACGCCAACGCCGTCAGCGACTCGGCCAAGCGCGGATGGGAATTGTTCCACGGTAAGGCTCGTTGCCACCTCTGCCACGCTTTGACGGACAATCAGCTGGATACAACCCTCTTCATGGATAGCGATTTTCACAACATTGGCATCGGCATCCTCCGACATCACGTAGCCCCTTTGGCGCAGCAGGCAGAGCGCGAGCTGGCGCAAGGACATCTTGCGGCTATCGATACCGCAGCGATCACGAGCGAGATGTCGGTCCTCGGGCGCTTCCTCGTGACGAGAAAGGAGAGTGATATCGCGTCGTTCAAGACGC
This genomic interval from Bradyrhizobium sp. NP1 contains the following:
- a CDS encoding cytochrome c peroxidase encodes the protein MGQKLFFEPRLSGDGTVACATCHDPARAFTDGRPVSVGIHGRVGQRNAPTVLNALYNKTQFWDGRVNTLEQQAALPITNPFEMGSASIGDAVSRINGDKDYQTQFMQAFGRDVNEQDMLSAIAAYEQTLASFDSPFDHFIAGDANAVSDSAKRGWELFHGKARCHLCHALTDNQLDTTLFMDSDFHNIGIGILRHHVAPLAQQAERELAQGHLAAIDTAAITSEMSVLGRFLVTRKESDIASFKTPGLRNVLVTGPYFHDGSMQTLWDVMDHYNKGDGITNPWLDKDMQPLALTEPEIDDVVAFLASLTSQQYKVIADQEYARQLALSKVSRPQRDAARAFGPKPKQPEPPPF